In Necator americanus strain Aroian chromosome IV, whole genome shotgun sequence, the following proteins share a genomic window:
- a CDS encoding hypothetical protein (NECATOR_CHRIV.G13899.T2): MLGISSEKERNLLAKFQSLSRWSRIFLRCPKCGAPLRMRVSKAAANCPTCPQIYYPTCSPVAITLVSDPTDSYALLVRHKRSPPGVYTAIAGFAQPGESLDECVRREVAEEVGLPVSKVISLNRSQPWPMPDSSLMCAHYAVSEMSFKIDACPTELESARWFSRDQVAVALQKTLDDPMLKGIPKDVNERQQLIYIPPQGAIAHHIIKAWVERRICVHDSETNLHHVLP, from the exons ATGTTAGGGATTTCAagtgagaaagaaaggaaccTTCTGGCAAAG TTCCAATCGCTTAGCAGATGGTCTCGTATTTTCCTTCGGTGCCCAAAGTGTGGAGCGCCGTTACGGATGCGCGTCAGCAAAGCAGCTGCTAATTGTCCCACTTGTCCACAAATCTACTACCCAACG TGCTCTCCTGTGGCGATTACTCTTGTATCTGATCCTACCGACTCCTACGCACTACTCGTACGACATAAACGCTCTCCTCCAGGCGTGTACACAGCTATTGCCGGCTTTGCACAG CCGGGCGAATCACTGGACGAGTGCGTTCGACGAGAAGTGGCCGAGGAAGTTGGATTACCAGTTTCCAAAGTTATCTCTCTCAATCGATCTCAACCGTGGCCGATGCCCGACTCGTCTCTTATGTGTGCACATTATGCTGTCAGTGAGATGTCCTTTAAG ATTGATGCTTGTCCAACTGAACTGGAATCAGCTCGATGGTTTTCGAGAGACCAAGTAGCTGTGGCACTCCAAAAAACATTAGATGATCCCATGCTGAAG GGTATTCCCAAGGATGTGAATGAGCGGCAACAATTAATTTATATACCGCCACAGGGTGCCATTGCTCACCATATTATTAAAGCGTGGGTGGAACGACGTATATGCGTACATGACAGCGAAACCAATCTACACCATGTTTTACCCTGA
- a CDS encoding hypothetical protein (NECATOR_CHRIV.G13899.T1) produces MCTSYLVFWFHVPLLGTSLKAVEPPEDSPIQKDDVLRELGRCLDAQFLDLRIAMLGISSEKERNLLAKFQSLSRWSRIFLRCPKCGAPLRMRVSKAAANCPTCPQIYYPTCSPVAITLVSDPTDSYALLVRHKRSPPGVYTAIAGFAQPGESLDECVRREVAEEVGLPVSKVISLNRSQPWPMPDSSLMCAHYAVSEMSFKIDACPTELESARWFSRDQVAVALQKTLDDPMLKGIPKDVNERQQLIYIPPQGAIAHHIIKAWVERRICVHDSETNLHHVLP; encoded by the exons ATGTGTACTTCTTATCTGGTCTTTTGGTTTCATGTACCCCTACTTGGAACTTCCCTGAAAGCTGTTGAACCTCCAGAGGACTCTCCCATACAAAAAGATGACGTACTACGAGAACTTGGCCGATGTCTCGATGCGCAGTTTCTCGACCTGAGGATAGCCATGTTAGGGATTTCAagtgagaaagaaaggaaccTTCTGGCAAAG TTCCAATCGCTTAGCAGATGGTCTCGTATTTTCCTTCGGTGCCCAAAGTGTGGAGCGCCGTTACGGATGCGCGTCAGCAAAGCAGCTGCTAATTGTCCCACTTGTCCACAAATCTACTACCCAACG TGCTCTCCTGTGGCGATTACTCTTGTATCTGATCCTACCGACTCCTACGCACTACTCGTACGACATAAACGCTCTCCTCCAGGCGTGTACACAGCTATTGCCGGCTTTGCACAG CCGGGCGAATCACTGGACGAGTGCGTTCGACGAGAAGTGGCCGAGGAAGTTGGATTACCAGTTTCCAAAGTTATCTCTCTCAATCGATCTCAACCGTGGCCGATGCCCGACTCGTCTCTTATGTGTGCACATTATGCTGTCAGTGAGATGTCCTTTAAG ATTGATGCTTGTCCAACTGAACTGGAATCAGCTCGATGGTTTTCGAGAGACCAAGTAGCTGTGGCACTCCAAAAAACATTAGATGATCCCATGCTGAAG GGTATTCCCAAGGATGTGAATGAGCGGCAACAATTAATTTATATACCGCCACAGGGTGCCATTGCTCACCATATTATTAAAGCGTGGGTGGAACGACGTATATGCGTACATGACAGCGAAACCAATCTACACCATGTTTTACCCTGA